CCAGGACCCGCGCGGTGCCCCGCCGTTCGTAGTACGTCCCGCTTCCCCGGCCGGCACGGGGAGGCGCCCCCTCGCACCAGGAGCCGCCGATGCCGTTCCGTCCCCGCACAGCGGTCAGCGGTGCGATCCTCGCGACCGCCGCCGTGCTGCTGTGCCCCGCCGCGGCCGCGGCCCGGCCGGCCGCCGCACCGGCGCCGCCGGGCTGGTCCGCCGCGCCCGCGCCCGGTGACGGCGCCACACCGAGCGCCCAGGACCGCCCCTACTTCTACCTGGAGGGCGCGCCGGGCACCGTCATGAACGACCGGCTGTCCCTGCGCAACCCCACCGGCCGGGCCGTCACGGTACGGCTGCGCGGCTCCGGCGCATGGATCGCGTTCGCCGCCAAGGAGGTCACGGTCCCGCCGCGTACCCGGGCGGCCGTCCCGTTCACGGTGACCGTGCCGCGCGACGCTGCCCCCGGCGACCACCCCGCCACGCTCATCGCGACCGCGGCGGGCCCGGGGCGCGGCGCGGCCGGGCGGGACACCGTACCGGTGCATCTGCGGGTGTCCGGGCCGGTGTTGGCCGCGCTGACCGTAGAGAACATGTCGGTGCGCGGCCGGGGCGAGGCGGCGGTCATCCGGTACACGCTGGTCAACCGCGGCAACACGGTGCTGACCCCGCGGCTCGCGGTGCGCGCCGACGGGCTCTTCGGCCCGGTGCTGCGGCGGGGCGTCCGCACCCTGCCGGGCCGGCTGTCCCCCGGTCAGAGCGCCGAGCTGACGGAGCCCTGGGCCGATCCGCCCGGCCTGGACGCGGTGGAGGTGCGGCTCACGGCGACCGCGGACGGCGGTGCGCACGGGTCCGCCACCGCCTCGTACACCGCGCTGCCCTGGGGCGTCGTCGCCGGGCCGGCGTTCCTCCTGGCGGCGGGCGCGGGCGGCCTGGTGATCGTCCGTCGGCGACGCCGTGCCCAGGGGCCGGGCGGCCCACAGGGCGGCGGGCCCGTGGGGAGCGCGGACGGCGGCAAGCAGCCGTCCGGGAGACAAGCGGCGGACCCGGAAGCGGAATTGGCGAGTACCGGATCAGGAGCGCGATCGTGAACGGCGAGACGGGTACGGGCAGGTCGACGGCCGGCGGCACGGCCCGTGCGCTCCGGGCGGCGCGCACCGGGGAGCATGCCGTAGCACGGAGGCGACGGCGGGCCGCGGCCGTGCTCGTGCTGTGCCTGGCCCTGGCGCCCGCCCTGCTGCCGTCCGCGGCCGCGCACGCCGCCCCGGACATCACCGCCGCCTCCGCCCCGTACGCCACCGCCGCCGACGCCACCCCCACCGTCCGGCTCTCCGCCAAGGAGGCGGGCAAGGGCGGCACCGTGACCGTGACCGGCCGCGGCTGGCGGCCCAAGGCGCTGCTCACGCTGCTGATCTGCGGACAGAACATGATCGGCGGCACCAACTCCTGCGCCAACGGGGACGGGCGGGCCGTCACCACCGATACGCACGGCGCGTTCCGCCGGAAGCTCCCGGTCGCCGAGCCGCCCAAGCCCTGCCCCTGTGTGGTGCATGTGGCGACCGTGACCGGTGCGGCGGCCGACGCGGAGGCGGCGTTCAAGGTGGCGGGCCACCCGGTGGCGCCGTTGCCCAAGGAGCGCACCGGCGGCCGGCTGGCGGTCCTCGCCCAGCCGCGGCTGACGGGCAGCAGCGGCCTGCTGACCTGGTTCGGCGCCCCGGCACAGCGCGAGTTGCGGGTCACGGTCGGCAATCTCGGCTCGGCGCCGGCCAAGGACCCGGTCTTCCAGGTCGGCACCTCCCACGGGGTCTTCGCACCCGAGTGGGCGGAGCAGCAGTGGCGGGGGACCGTCCCCGCCGGGAAGAAGGCCGAGGTCAGACTGCCGGTCGAGCTGCCGGCCGGCGCGCACGGGGACTATCTGGTCTCCCTCAAATACGGCGGCAAGGTCCTGGTCGAGCAGCCCTGGGGGGTCGGCAGGCCATGGGGCGTGACGCTCTTCTGGGTGCTGCTCTGCATCGTGGTCCCGACGGCGGTCTTCCGTATCGGGATGGCCCTCGTGGACCGGGTCCGCCCGCACGGGCCGGGCCGGGGGCGCTCCGAGGGACGGACGCACCCGCCCGCACGCGGCCACGCCGCCGGCCGGCGGTCCGGCGCGGCCGGCACCGGACAACGCATCAGGAACCGAACCCCGCGTGCGCGCGACATGGCCGGCCCCGGTACGCCGGGCGACGGTGCCGCGCTGCCGTGGTTCACCCCGGACACCGCACCGTCCACCACCACATCAACCGAACGACCGACGTCGAAAGGTTCTGCGTGATGAGGCAACGGAGGAGAGCCGCGGTGGCCTCGATGGCCGCGCTGATGCTCGCGGGTGCGGGCATCATGACCGCGGCCGGGACCGCCCAGGCAGCTGAGGTGTCGTACAAGACGGAGTGTCTGCCGCCGCCGATATCCGGGCTGCCGCCGATCCAGGGCACCACCAAGGTGGCGGTCAGCGCGCCGGGGACGGCGAAGGTCGGCGAGGAGATCGAGGTGGTCTGGAAGACCATCGAGGGCGCCTCCAAGAACCCCGACATCCTCGACCTGGGGGAGAACACCGTCCAGCCGACCGGCACGATCAAGGTCGCCGGGGCACAGACCGGCGATCTCGCGATGCAGGGGCCGCGGGAGAATCCGCCGATCCCCAAGGGCGGCGCGATGAAGCTGTCCGACATGAAGGGCAAGCTCAAGCTGACGAAGCCGGGGGAGGTCACCCTGACGCCCGGCTTCTACAACATCAACGTCAACCGGCCGATCTCGACGGACACCAAGTGTTCGCCCAAGGAGACGGTGCAGCCCGGGGTCACCATCAAGGTGACCGACGGCGGAGGCGGTTCCGGCGGCACGACGGGCGGGTCCACGACGGGTACTACGGGCGGGACCACGACGGGCGGCACCACGACCGGGACGACCGGTGGCACCACCGGCGGCTCCGCCGGTACGGCCTCCGGTGGCGGCACCGACGGCGGTACGACCTCCGGCTCCTCGGGCGGTACGGCCTCCGGCGGAACCGGCGGCTCCGGCGGTGACCCCGACGGCACCGCGTACAAGGGCAAGGAGGTCAACGTCCCCTACGCCTGCAAGACGCCGATCGGGGACAAGAAGGCGACCTCGCCGGTCCAGATCAACGCCGTGAAGAAGGGCGGCAGTTACGACCTGACGGTGAAGTTCCGCAAGTCCGTCATGGACAGCCCGGCGGACATCCCCAAGGACTCGGTCAAGCCGTCGATGGACGTCAAGGTCGGCGGTGCGGACAAGGGGTCGGTGAAGGTCGAGGGGCCGACCAACGCCGGGCCCATCAAGTCGGGCCAGCCGATCGAGATCCCCGACCTGAAGGGCACCTACAAGCCGGGTGCCACCGGCAAGGCCACGCTGACCCCGGGCGTACTCACCGTCAACGCCCTCGGGACGACCACCACCTGCACCCCGGAGAAGGACCCCGGGGTCTCGCTCGCCCTGGACACCTCGGCGCAGCAGGGCGGTACGTCCGGTGGTGCGACGGGCGGTGACTCCGGCGGCGCTGCGGCCTCCGGCGGCAGCGCGGCGGGACCGGCCAGTGTCTCGGGCGGCAGCAGCGGCGGCCTCGCCGAGACCGGGGCGGGCGACCACGGCGCGCTGACCGCGCTCGGCCTCGTCGCCGGCACCGTCATCCTGCTGGGCGGCGCGGTGTTCACGTTCCTGCCGCGGCGCCGGGCGCGGGTCCGCTGACGCGGCAGGCCCGCGGGACGCACGAAGGGGGCGTCGCACCGGCGGTGCGACGCCCCCTTCCGTGATCCGGGGCCGGCAGGCGTCAGTTGACGCCGCCCATCAGCTCCTTGATCCGCTTGCGGGACATCCAGATGCCGAGGCCGGCGACGACCGCGAAGGCGGCCTCGACGGCGACCGCGCTCCCGGTGTTCAGGTCGACGTTCAGCTGCGGCGACGTCAGCAGGCCTGACACGGAGTCACCCGCGGTGACCGCGAGGAACCAGACACCCATCATCTGGGAGTTGTACTTGGCGGGCGCCATCTTCGTGGTGACCGACAGGCCGACCGGGGAGAGGCACAGCTCACTGACCGTCTGGATGAAGTAGATCGCCACCAGCCACATCGGGCTGACCTTGCCGCCGTTGGCGGCGGTGTCGATCAGCGGGATGAGGAAGACCGCGAACGAGATGCCGATCAGCGCGAGGCTGGACGCGAACTTGACGGCGGTGCTGGGCTCCTTGTCCCGCTTGTTCAGCCACAGCCAGGCCGAGGCGACCACCGGGGCGAGCGCCATGACGAAGATCGGGTTCAGCGACTGGTACCAGGACGTCGGGAAGTCGAAGCCCAGCAGGTTGTTCGTCGTGGAGTGCTCGCCGAAGATCGACAGGGTCGAGCCGTTCTGGTCGTAGATCATCCAGAAGACGGCGGCGACCACGAAGAACCAGATGTAGCCCGAGAGCTTGGACTGCTCCAGCTCCGTGAGCTCCTTGTCGCGCTTCATGCGGACCAGGACCGCGATCGGGATGACCAGACCGGCGATGGTGATCGGCATCAGCGCCCAGTCGGCGAAGTTACCCGTCACACCGAGCAGGGTGTAGAACACGGCCGCGACGATCAGCCAGATCAGGCCCTTGCGCAGCGCGGACGACTTCTCCTGCGGCGTCGCCGGCTGGGCGACGACGCTGCTCTCCGGGCTCAGATGGCGGGTGCCGAGCATGAACTGGGCGAGGCCGAGCGCCATGCCGACGGCGGCGAGCGTGAAGCCGAGGTGCCAGTTGACGCTCTCGCCGACGGTGCCGATGCTCAGCGGGGCCAGGAAGGCACCGATGTTGATGCCGATGTAGAAGAGCGTGAAGCCACCGTCACGGCGCGGGTCCTCCGGGCCGTTGTAGAGGTGGCCGACCATCGTGGAGATGTTCGCCTTCAGCAGGCCGGAGCCGAGCGCGACCAGTACGAGACCGGCGAAGAAGCTCGCCGCGGTGGGCAGGGCGAGCGTGATGTGGCCCGCGATGACGACGGAGGCGCCGATGGCGACCGTCTTGCGCGGTCCCCAGAAACGGTCCGCCACCCAGCCGCCCGGCATGGCGAGCAGATAGACCATCGCCATGTACACGGAGTAGATCGCCGTGGCCGTGGTGGCCTGCATGTGCATGCCGCCGGGCGCGATCAGGTACAGCGGGAGAAGTGCTTTCATGCCGTAGAAGCTGTAGCGCTCCCACATCTCGGTCATGAAGAGAGTGGCCAGGCCACGCGGGTGGCCGAAGAAGGTCTTGCCGCCGTCCGCAGGGTTCCCCTGCTGGGCCGCGTCCTTCGTCAGGCTGGACGCCATGGATGCTTCCTTGCTGCTACGGGACGCGTTCACAGGCCGATACGCGCCCGGGTGGGGGTGACCGGCTCCGGCGTATTCCCGCCCACCCCCACGTCCGGGAGGTCCGGTACCCACGAGGGGCCCGCAAGGACGGTCGTACCCCCGGATTCCGCGCCCCGTCGTGCAAGCGCGCCGGTCCCGGTCGGCAGGTCGATCACTGTGCATCCGGGCCGTTGGTACCGGCCCGGCACACAACGAGGGACCGATGACGTCAGTTGAGCGTCAAAGGCCCCGAAGGCTGTGCGATGTACGTCGAACCACCATACGGCTGGTTCCGCCGCCGATGAGCTGCGTGAGACAACGCTCACACCGTAACGGGGAACCATACGCGCCCCTTGGGGGATCGCGCGCCCTCGCGCGCGCCCGAGGCTTCCGCAGCTCAGGGCGGTGTCGGTGCAGGAACGGTCCGTCGTCGGCCATCCGCGCTGGTCCGCCCCTCGGCGCCGATACATCGGACTACCATCGGGCCATGACCCGTGTACTGCTCGCCGAGGATGACGCGTCCATCTCGGAGCCGCTCGCCCGCGCACTGCGCCGCGAGGGTTACGACGTCGAGGTGCGCGAGGACGGCCCGACCGCGCTCGACGCCGGTCTCCAGGGGAACATCGACCTCGTCGTCCTGGACCTGGGGCTGCCCGGGATGGACGGCCTGGAGGTCGCCCGCCGACTGCGCAACGAAGGCCACTCCTTCCCCATCCTGGTGCTGACCGCCCGCGCCGACGAGGTGGACACCGTGGTGGGCCTGGACGCCGGCGCCGACGACTATGTCACCAAGCCCTTCCGGCTCGCCGAACTCCTCGCCCGCGTACGGGCCCTGCTGCGCCGCGGCTCCACCGCCGAGCCCCAGCAGCCGCCGGCCACCCACGGCGTACGGATCGACGTCGAGTCGCACCGCGCCTGGATGGGGGAGGAGGAACTCCAGCTCACGGCGAAGGAGTTCGACCTCCTGCGGGTCCTGGTGCGCGACGCCGGCCGGGTCGTCACCCGCGACCAGCTGATGCGCGAGGTCTGGGACACCACCTGGTGGTCCTCCACCAAGACGCTCGACATGCACATCTCCTGGCTGCGCAAGAAGCTCGGCGACGACGCCGCCAACCCCCGCTACATCGCCACCGTCCGCGGTGTCGGCTTCCGATTCGAAAAAAGCTGAAAGAGCCAGGAGCCTGTGCGCCGCCGCCTGATCAACTCCACGCTCGCCGTGGTGCTCGTCGTGATCGCCGTCTTCGGCGTCTCGCTCGTCATCGTCGAGACCCGCACCATCCAGGCCGGTGCGCAGGAGAGCGTGGTGTCCGAGGCGGTCCGGCTCGTCGGGATAGTGGAGAGCCGGCTGGGCAGCGGCGAGAAGATCACCCCGGACATCCTCTCCGAGCAGATCACCGCCAAGAGGTACGCGCGGATCACGGTGCCCGGCAAGGAGCCGATCGAGATCGGGAAGCGGCCCTCGGGCGATGTCATCGAGTCCAAGGTGCGCGGTGACCGCGGCGAGTCCGTCACGGTCCAGGAATCCCGCTCCATGGTCAGTGCGGAGATCGGCCGGACGCTGCTGGTCATCCTGGCCGTGGCGCTGCTGGCGATCATCGCGGCCGTGATCCTGGCCGTCCGCCAGGGCCGCCGGCTGACCGCGCCGCTCACCGATCTCGCGGAGACCGCCGAGCGGCTGGGCTCCGGTGACCCCCGCCCGCGCCACCGCCGCTACGGCGTGCAGGAGCTGGACCGGGTCGCCGATGTGCTGGACGCCAGCGCGGAGCGGATCGCGCGGATGCTGACCGCCGAGCGGCGGCTCGCCGCGGACGCCTCCCACCAGCTGCGGACACCGCTGACCGCGCTGTCCATGCGGCTGGAGGAGATCACCGTCACCGACGATCCGGACACCGTGAAGGAAGAGGCCACCATCGCGCTGGCGCAGGTGGAGCGGCTCACGGATGTCGTCCAGCGGCTGCTGACCAACTCGCGGGACCCGCGCAGCGGCTCCGCGGTCGCCTTCGACCTGGACGAGGTGGTCAAGCAGCAGATCGAGGAGTGGCGGCCGGCCTACCGCAGCGCGGGACGGGCGATCGTGCGCTCCGGCAAGAAGAAACTGCGGGCCGTCGGTACCCCCGGCGCCGTCGCCCAGGTGCTGGCCACCCTGATCGAGAACTCCCTGATGCACGGCGACGGGACGGTCGCGCTGCGCACCCGCGTCACCGGCAATCAGGTGGTCGTCGAGGTCACCGACGCCGGGCCCGGGGTGTCGGCGGACCTCGGCTCGCGGGTCTTCGAGCGGACCGTGTCCGGCCGTAATTCCACCGGCCTCGGGCTGGCCGTCGCCCGGGATCTGGCGGAGGCGGACGGCGGACGGCTGGAGCTGCTCCAGCAGCATCCACCGGTCTTCGCGCTGTTCCTGGCCCGGGAGGCGGAGCCCGCCGAGGAGTGAGCGGCGCCCCGGGCTACTTCCGGGAGGCGCTGCGCGGGCGGCGGGAGCCGTCCGCGAGGAAGGACTCGGCCGTCTCTATGGCCTCCCGCGCGGGCAGCGTGCGGAAGACCCAGGTGCGGTAGGACCAGAAGCGGAAGAGCGTGGCGACGCCGATGCCGAAGAACTTGAAGATGTTGCTCTGCAGCGGGCTGTCCCAGTGGAAGCCGTAGGTCGCGACGTAGAGCAGGCCGTTCTCGATCACCAGGCCGAGCGCGCTGAACAGCAGGAAGAGCGTCAGCTCCTTGGTGCGGCCCCGCTTGTCGCGGTCGCGGTAGGTGAAGTAGCGGTAACCGAGGTAGTTGGTGCCGGTCGCCACGACCGTCGCGATGATGCTTGCCCGGACGACGGGCACCTCGGTCAGCTGCCGTACGAGGTTGAACACCGCGAAGTTGACCACGACGCCCGCGCCGCCGACCGCGCCGAACTTCACCACTTCACGAGTGAGCGCCTCCAGCCGGGACCGCAGTGCGCTCCGTTCACTCATGGTGGTCGTTCAGCTCCCCGTTGTGGGCGGTGTCCGCGGGCCGTCAACCCTGGTCCGCTCCCTCATGCTAACCACGCCCCGATGGGGGCGCTTGCCACGTGGCGAGGCCGCGCGCAAGCCCTGGCGGCCGTACGGGTCAGCGGACCGTGACGCGGAAGTTGAGGCTCCGGGAGCCCGCTTCGTCGGCCGCGCCGGGGCCGCAGCGCCGGCAGCGCAGCAGCCGTAAGTCCGTACGGCCCGGGCGGACCGCCTCGAAGGAGAGGTGGCGGGCGGACCCGGCCGGCGGGCCGCCGGTGGTCACGCGCCCGCCGGCCGCTTTGAGGACCGCCGGGTCGGGGCGGGGTTCGGCGATGATCCAGTGATAGCCGCCGGCGGGGCTGTCGGGGACCCGCACGCTGAAGCGGTCACCGGGGGAGACCGCGATCTCGGTGTCGTCCGCGTCATAGACCTCCGGCGCGGACAACTGGCTGAAAATCGAGTGCAGGGCGATCAGCAGCGTGGTGATCGCGACGACGATCACCAGCGTCCTGAGGCCCCTCGATATGCCGCTGTTCTCCATCCGGCCTCCCCTTTTGCCGGGCCCGCTCCGGGCACCGGTCCCGCACCCCGGCCCGTGCGCACGGGCCGGTGTCGATCTTCCGTCGACGATCTTCGAACGTGCGAACTCGGAGGATCATCCAAGCCGGTATCGGGGCAGCGAAGCCGTGCGGATACCCTGGGGGGCGTGACGTTCCCGGTAGTCGGCATGGTCGGCGGCGGTCAGCTCGCCCGTATGACCCACGAGGCGGGTATCCCCCTCGGCATCAAATTCAAGCTCCTCAGCGACACTCCGCAGGATTCCGCGGCTCAGGTGGTCGGTGATGTCGTCATCGGCGACTACCGCGACCTGGACACGCTGCGCGCCTTCGCCCGTGGCTGTGACGTGATCACCTTCGATCATGAGCACGTTCCCACCGAGCACTTGCGGGCACTGGAGGCCGACGGCATCCCCGTACGGCCCGGTCCCGACGCGCTGGTGCACGCCCAGGACAAGGGGGTGATGCGGGCGAAGCTGGACGCGATCGGCGTGCCCTGCCCACGGCACCGCATCGTCTCCGACCCCGAGGACGTGGAGCGCTTCGCGGCCGAGGGGGACGGTTTCCCCGTGATCCTCAAGACGGTCCGCGGCGGCTATGACGGCAAGGGGGTCTGGGTCGTACGATCCTCCAAGGAGGCCGCCGAGCCGTTCCGTGCCGGGGTGCCCGTCCTTGCGGAGGAAAAGGTCGATTTCACCCGCGAGCTGGCGGCCAACATCGTCCGCTCCCCGCACGGCCAGGCCGTCGCCTACCCGGTCGTGGAGTCCATCCAGGTCGACGGCGTCTGCGACACCGTGATCGCTCCGGCGCCCGGCCTCGACTCCGAGCTGGCCGGCCAGGCCCAGGAGCTGGCGCTGCGCATCGCCCAGGAGCTGGGGGTCGTCGGTCATCTGGCCGTCGAGCTCTTCGAGACCTCTGACGGCCGGATCCTCGTCAACGAGCTCGCCATGCGCCCTCACAATTCCGGCCACTGGACCCAGGACGGCGCGATCACCTCGCAGTTCGCCAACCACGTCCGTGCCGTGCTCGACCTCCCGCTCGGCGACCCGCGCCCGCGCGCCCGCTGGACGGTGATGGCCAACGTCCTCGGCGGCGACTACCCCGACATGTATTACGCGTACCTCCATTGCATGGCGCGGGACCCGCAGTTGAAGATCCATATGTACGGCAAGGACGTGAAGCCCGGCCGTAAGGTCGGACACGTCAACACCTACGGCGACGACCTGGCCGACGTGCGCGAGCGCGCCGCTCATGCCGCCGGTTATCTGCGAGGAACGATCACCGAATGACGTCCAGCCTGTCGTCCGAACTCCGCCCCTCCGACGCGTCCCCCGTGGTCGGCATCGTCATGGGCTCCGACTCCGACTGGCCCGTCATGGAGGCCGCCGCCCAGGCCCTCGCCGAGTTCGAGATCCCCTACGAGGTCGATGTCGTCTCGGCGCACCGCATGCCGCGCGAGATGATCGCGTACGGCGAGGAGGCGGCGGAGCGCGGCCTGAAGGCGATCATCGCGGGCGCCGGGGGCGCGGCCCACCTCCCCGGGATGCTCGCCTCGGTCACCCCGCTGCCGGTCATCGGCGTCCCCGTCCCGCTGAAGTACCTGGACGGCATGGACTCCCTGCTGTCCATCGTGCAGATGCCGGCCGGTGTGCCGGTCGCCACCGTCTCCGTCGGCGGCGCCCGCAACGCCGGGCTGCTGGCCGCCCGCATCCTCGCCACCCAGGACCCTGAACTCCTCGCCCGGATGCGGGAGTTCCAGCAGGAGCTGAACGACCAGGCCACCGAGAAGGGCAAGCGGCTGCGCAACAAGGTCGCCACCCCGAACGGCTTCGGCTTCGGCGGCGCCAAGTGAGCTCCTCCCAGGGGGCGGCGCAGGACCTGCTCGCCCGCTGGCCCGTCGTCGACGGTCACAACGACCTGCCCTGGGCGCTGCGTGAGCAGGTCCGCTACGACCTCGACCGGCGCGATATCGCCGCCGACCAGTCCGCGCACCTGCACACCGACCTGCCGCGGCTGCGGGCCGGCGGCGTCGGCGCCCAGTTCTGGTCGGTGTATGTGCGCGCCGACTACGCGGGCGACAAGGCCGTCAGCGCCACCCTCGAACAGATCGACGTGGTCCGGGAGCTGGTCGCCCGCTACCCCGGCGAGCTGCGTCTGGCACTCACCGCCGACGACATGGAGGCGGCTCGCGCGCAGGGCCGGATCGCGTCCCTGATGGGCGCCGAGGGCGGCCACTCCATCAACAACTCGCTGGCCACCCTGCGCGCGCTGCACCAGCTGGGCGTGCGCTACATGACGCTCACCCACAACGACACCATCGACTGGGCGGACTCCGCGACCGACGAGCCGCGCCACAACGGCCTGTCGGCCTTCGGCGAGGAGGTCGTCCGTGAGATGAACCGCTGCGGGATGCTGGTCGACCTCTCCCATGTCTCGGCCGACACCATGCGGGACGCGCTGCGTGTCAGCACCGCGCCGGTGATCTTCTCGCACTCCTCCGCCCGTGCCGTCTGCGACCATCCGCGCAACATCCCCGACGATGTGCTGGAGCGGCTGTCCGCCAACGGCGGGGTCGCGATGGCCACCTTCGTGCCGAAGTTCGTGCTGCCGGCCGCCGTCGCGTGGACACAGCGCGCCGACGAGAACATGCGCGCGCACGGGCTGCACCACCTCGACACGACCGAGGCGGGCATGACGGTCCAGCGGGCCTTCGAGGCAGCCAACCCGCGGCCGAAGGCCACCGCGGCCACGGTCGCCGACCACCTCGACCACATGCGTGAGGTCGCCGGCGTCGACCACATCGGTATCGGCGGTGACTTCGACGGCACCGCCTTCACGCCCGACGGCCTGGCCGATGTCGCGGGCTACCCGAATCTGATCGCCGAACTCCTGGACCGCAAGTGGTCCGAGGGCGACTTGGCGAAGCTGACGTGGCGCAATGCGGTGCGTGTTTTGCGGGCGGCGGAGGATGTGGCTCGCGCGGAACGGGCGCGGCGGGGGCCGTCTCACGTGAGGCTTGGTTGATCCCACGTTTTTGTCTGTCCCGCCGCGGGGGTTTCTCGCCGTTGCGCCTGCGGCGGGCTGGGTGGTTGTCGGGTGCGGTGACGGGCCTCCGGGGCCTGGTGTGTGGACTGCTTCGCTTTACGTCCACACACCAGGCCCCTCCGGCCCGTCCCCTCCCGTTCGGGGAGTAGTGGCGGTGGGTGGGGGCGGGCGTCCGTAGGCGGTTCACTGCGCTCGACGAGCCGCACCGGACCACTGGCGTGACCCCCACCAACGTTTTTCCCACCCCTCCACGGGAGGGGACGGGCCGGAGGGGGAGGGGTGTGGGACGTAAAGCGAAGCAGTCCCACACCCCTCCCCCGGAGGTCCGTCACCGCACCCCGACAGCCCCGCGCAGCGGACCGGCCCGCCGCAGGCGCCACGGTGGGACAGCCAAAAACGTGGGGCTACTTAAGGCAAGCGTTTACTTGAGGCACAGGCAAAACGGGTGCCCCGCCGGATCCAGGTACACCCGCCAGTCGCGAAGCTTCTCGTCGCTCTGGACGAGCTTCGCCCCGAGGGCGAGCACCTTGCGTTCCGCCTCGTCGATGTCCGCGCGCGCCACGTCGAAGTCGAGATGCATTTGCTGCGGTACGTCCTGGCCCGGCCACTGCGGCGGGCGGTAGTCCGCTACCTGCTGGAAGGCGAGGATGCGGCCGGTCGGGCCGGCGACCTCGATCCAGTCTTCGTCGCCTCCCGTCACCTGCCAGTCGAGCATCTCGGCGTAGAAGTTGGCGAGCGCCCGGTGGTCGGGACAGTCCAGTGCGATGACGCCGAACTTGA
This genomic stretch from Streptomyces nigrescens harbors:
- a CDS encoding ATP-binding protein; the encoded protein is MRRRLINSTLAVVLVVIAVFGVSLVIVETRTIQAGAQESVVSEAVRLVGIVESRLGSGEKITPDILSEQITAKRYARITVPGKEPIEIGKRPSGDVIESKVRGDRGESVTVQESRSMVSAEIGRTLLVILAVALLAIIAAVILAVRQGRRLTAPLTDLAETAERLGSGDPRPRHRRYGVQELDRVADVLDASAERIARMLTAERRLAADASHQLRTPLTALSMRLEEITVTDDPDTVKEEATIALAQVERLTDVVQRLLTNSRDPRSGSAVAFDLDEVVKQQIEEWRPAYRSAGRAIVRSGKKKLRAVGTPGAVAQVLATLIENSLMHGDGTVALRTRVTGNQVVVEVTDAGPGVSADLGSRVFERTVSGRNSTGLGLAVARDLAEADGGRLELLQQHPPVFALFLAREAEPAEE
- a CDS encoding protease inhibitor I42 family protein, which produces MENSGISRGLRTLVIVVAITTLLIALHSIFSQLSAPEVYDADDTEIAVSPGDRFSVRVPDSPAGGYHWIIAEPRPDPAVLKAAGGRVTTGGPPAGSARHLSFEAVRPGRTDLRLLRCRRCGPGAADEAGSRSLNFRVTVR
- a CDS encoding VOC family protein → MSAIKFGVIALDCPDHRALANFYAEMLDWQVTGGDEDWIEVAGPTGRILAFQQVADYRPPQWPGQDVPQQMHLDFDVARADIDEAERKVLALGAKLVQSDEKLRDWRVYLDPAGHPFCLCLK
- a CDS encoding response regulator transcription factor, translating into MTRVLLAEDDASISEPLARALRREGYDVEVREDGPTALDAGLQGNIDLVVLDLGLPGMDGLEVARRLRNEGHSFPILVLTARADEVDTVVGLDAGADDYVTKPFRLAELLARVRALLRRGSTAEPQQPPATHGVRIDVESHRAWMGEEELQLTAKEFDLLRVLVRDAGRVVTRDQLMREVWDTTWWSSTKTLDMHISWLRKKLGDDAANPRYIATVRGVGFRFEKS
- a CDS encoding GtrA family protein gives rise to the protein MSERSALRSRLEALTREVVKFGAVGGAGVVVNFAVFNLVRQLTEVPVVRASIIATVVATGTNYLGYRYFTYRDRDKRGRTKELTLFLLFSALGLVIENGLLYVATYGFHWDSPLQSNIFKFFGIGVATLFRFWSYRTWVFRTLPAREAIETAESFLADGSRRPRSASRK
- a CDS encoding peptide MFS transporter — translated: MASSLTKDAAQQGNPADGGKTFFGHPRGLATLFMTEMWERYSFYGMKALLPLYLIAPGGMHMQATTATAIYSVYMAMVYLLAMPGGWVADRFWGPRKTVAIGASVVIAGHITLALPTAASFFAGLVLVALGSGLLKANISTMVGHLYNGPEDPRRDGGFTLFYIGINIGAFLAPLSIGTVGESVNWHLGFTLAAVGMALGLAQFMLGTRHLSPESSVVAQPATPQEKSSALRKGLIWLIVAAVFYTLLGVTGNFADWALMPITIAGLVIPIAVLVRMKRDKELTELEQSKLSGYIWFFVVAAVFWMIYDQNGSTLSIFGEHSTTNNLLGFDFPTSWYQSLNPIFVMALAPVVASAWLWLNKRDKEPSTAVKFASSLALIGISFAVFLIPLIDTAANGGKVSPMWLVAIYFIQTVSELCLSPVGLSVTTKMAPAKYNSQMMGVWFLAVTAGDSVSGLLTSPQLNVDLNTGSAVAVEAAFAVVAGLGIWMSRKRIKELMGGVN
- a CDS encoding COG1470 family protein, encoding MPFRPRTAVSGAILATAAVLLCPAAAAARPAAAPAPPGWSAAPAPGDGATPSAQDRPYFYLEGAPGTVMNDRLSLRNPTGRAVTVRLRGSGAWIAFAAKEVTVPPRTRAAVPFTVTVPRDAAPGDHPATLIATAAGPGRGAAGRDTVPVHLRVSGPVLAALTVENMSVRGRGEAAVIRYTLVNRGNTVLTPRLAVRADGLFGPVLRRGVRTLPGRLSPGQSAELTEPWADPPGLDAVEVRLTATADGGAHGSATASYTALPWGVVAGPAFLLAAGAGGLVIVRRRRRAQGPGGPQGGGPVGSADGGKQPSGRQAADPEAELASTGSGARS
- a CDS encoding 5-(carboxyamino)imidazole ribonucleotide synthase, whose product is MTFPVVGMVGGGQLARMTHEAGIPLGIKFKLLSDTPQDSAAQVVGDVVIGDYRDLDTLRAFARGCDVITFDHEHVPTEHLRALEADGIPVRPGPDALVHAQDKGVMRAKLDAIGVPCPRHRIVSDPEDVERFAAEGDGFPVILKTVRGGYDGKGVWVVRSSKEAAEPFRAGVPVLAEEKVDFTRELAANIVRSPHGQAVAYPVVESIQVDGVCDTVIAPAPGLDSELAGQAQELALRIAQELGVVGHLAVELFETSDGRILVNELAMRPHNSGHWTQDGAITSQFANHVRAVLDLPLGDPRPRARWTVMANVLGGDYPDMYYAYLHCMARDPQLKIHMYGKDVKPGRKVGHVNTYGDDLADVRERAAHAAGYLRGTITE
- the purE gene encoding 5-(carboxyamino)imidazole ribonucleotide mutase, with product MTSSLSSELRPSDASPVVGIVMGSDSDWPVMEAAAQALAEFEIPYEVDVVSAHRMPREMIAYGEEAAERGLKAIIAGAGGAAHLPGMLASVTPLPVIGVPVPLKYLDGMDSLLSIVQMPAGVPVATVSVGGARNAGLLAARILATQDPELLARMREFQQELNDQATEKGKRLRNKVATPNGFGFGGAK
- a CDS encoding dipeptidase, with product MSSSQGAAQDLLARWPVVDGHNDLPWALREQVRYDLDRRDIAADQSAHLHTDLPRLRAGGVGAQFWSVYVRADYAGDKAVSATLEQIDVVRELVARYPGELRLALTADDMEAARAQGRIASLMGAEGGHSINNSLATLRALHQLGVRYMTLTHNDTIDWADSATDEPRHNGLSAFGEEVVREMNRCGMLVDLSHVSADTMRDALRVSTAPVIFSHSSARAVCDHPRNIPDDVLERLSANGGVAMATFVPKFVLPAAVAWTQRADENMRAHGLHHLDTTEAGMTVQRAFEAANPRPKATAATVADHLDHMREVAGVDHIGIGGDFDGTAFTPDGLADVAGYPNLIAELLDRKWSEGDLAKLTWRNAVRVLRAAEDVARAERARRGPSHVRLG